One Papaver somniferum cultivar HN1 chromosome 10, ASM357369v1, whole genome shotgun sequence genomic window carries:
- the LOC113319603 gene encoding serine acetyltransferase 5-like, producing the protein MASSVFPPGTLIQSSKFQSKSILKFKDSNYKLGKLNFAIKCEASAESSSGNSKQLQQPLVSITTTTPELVVEDETWLWSQIKAEALRDAESEPALASYLYSTILSHSSLERSLSFHLGNKLCSSTLLSTLLYDLFLNSFATDSDLLSATTADLKAVRARDPACVSYSHCLLNYKGFLACQAHRIAHKLWVDSRRPLALALHSRIADVFTVDIHPAAKIGKGILFDHATGVVVGETAVIGNNVSILHHVTLGGTGNSVGDRHPKIGDGVLIGAGATILGNIKIGEGAKIGAGSVVLIDVPARTTAVGNPARLVGGKEKPSRHEDVPGESMDHTSFISEWSDYII; encoded by the coding sequence ATGGCATCTTCAGTGTTCCCACCTGGTACATTGATTCAATCATCCAAGTTTCAAAGTAAATCAATATTAAAATTTAAAGATTCAAACTATAAACTTGGAAAACTGAATTTTGCAATCAAATGTGAAGCATCAGCAGAGTCATCATCCGGTAATTCCAAACAACTGCAACAACCCTTAGTATCCATAACCACAACAACACCAGAGTTGGTAGTAGAAGATGAAACCTGGCTCTGGTCTCAAATCAAAGCAGAAGCGCTTCGTGATGCAGAATCGGAACCAGCGTTAGCATCATACTTATACTCCACTATCCTCTCTCACTCATCTCTTGAGAGATCATTATCATTTCATCTAGGTAACAAACTCTGTTCCTCAACTTTATTATCAACACTTCTATATGATTTGTTTCTGAATTCGTTCGCTACCGATTCCGATCTGCTTTCTGCAACTACAGCCGATTTAAAAGCAGTCCGAGCTCGTGACCCGGCTTGTGTATCTTACTCACATTGTTTGTTGAATTACAAAGGTTTTTTAGCTTGTCAAGCACATAGAATTGCACACAAATTATGGGTCGACTCTCGTCGTCCGTTAGCCTTGGCATTACACTCTAGGATTGCAGATGTATTCACGGTGGATATACACCCCGCAGCCAAGATTGGGAAAGGGATATTGTTTGATCATGCTACTGGGGTTGTGGTAGGGGAAACGGCAGTGATTGGTAATAATGTGTCAATTTTGCATCATGTAACGTTGGGTGGGACGGGGAATTCGGTTGGTGATAGGCACCCGAAGATTGGTGATGGGGTGTTGATTGGTGCAGGAGCCACTATATTAGGGAATATTAAGATTGGTGAAGGAGCTAAAATTGGTGCAGGGTCTGTTGTGCTAATTGATGTGCCTGCAAGAACGACTGCTGTGGGTAATCCTGCAAGATTAGTTGGTGGAAAAGAGAAACCTTCTCGGCATGAAGATGTTCCTGGTGAATCTATGGACCATACCTCTTTCATATCTGAATGGTCCGATTACATTATATGA
- the LOC113316328 gene encoding uncharacterized protein LOC113316328 has protein sequence MEQPKGFFDSNYPTHVCLLKKAIYGLKQAPKACLLISQLSSIFAMKYLGNLHYFLGIEDDMSSYPQSILLTQQKYTIDLLTRSKMLDCKPCSSPVTTDKRLSISDGTLLADPLQYRSLVGALQYLTLTRPDINFAVNYVCQFMHAPTDSHLLLVKRILRYLKGTIDTGITLFAGDIGSISGYSDSDWAGCPDTRRSTSGFCVFWGDSLICWQLKKQPTVSQSSTEAEYKEVGLLATDVMWLSHLLEELGIILTRPFKLYCNNLGATYLVSNSAFHARTKHIDINYHTVRELHEFGDVAVFFIPSSEQLADIFTEGLVVSHFQDLRFKLMKYPSSV, from the exons ATGGAACAGCCAAAAGGATTTTTTGATTCCAATTATCCTACACATGTATGTCTTCTAAAGAAAGCTATCTATGGTCTTAAGCAGGCACCCAAAGCCTG CTTACTCATATCTCAACTGAGTTCTATCTTTGCTATGAAATACCTTGGAAATCTACATTATTTCCTTGGTATTGAAGATGATATGTCAAGTTATCCTCAGTCTATACTTCTTACACAGCAAAAGTACACTATTGATCTTCTTACAAGGTCAAAAATGCTTGATTGCAAGCCTTGCAGCTCTCCAGTCACTACTGACAAAAGACTATCTATCTCTGATGGCACCTTACTTGCAGATCCATTGCAGTATAGAAGCTTAGTAGGTGCATTGCAGTATCTCACTCTCACCAGACCTGACATCAACTTTGCAGTGAACTATGTATGTCAGTTCATGCATGCACCAACAGATTCTCACCTTCTCCTAGTCAAGCGTATTCTCAGATACTTAAAAGGAACTATAGATACTGGGATTACTCTGTTTGCAGGTGACATTGGATCCATAAGTGGATACTCAGACTCTGACTGGGCTGGGTGTCCAGATACTAGACGTTCTACATCTGGTTTCTGTGTGTTTTGGGGAGATTCTCTCATCTGCTGGCAATTAAAGAAACAGCCCACAGTTTCTCAATCTTCTACTGAAGCTGAGTATAAGGAAGTCGGTCTTCTAGCGACTGATGTTATGTGGCTCTCACACCTTCTTGAAGAACTGGGTATCATTCTTACAAGGCCATTCAAACTATACTGTAATAATCTTGGAGCAACTTACCTTGTCTCCAACTCTGCTTTTCATGCTCGCACCAAGCATATTGATATCAACTATCACACAGTGAGGGAGTTGCACGAGTTTGGTGATGTTGCAGTCTTCTTTATACCATCTTCTGAGCAACTAGCTGATATCTTCACCGAAGGCCTCGTTGTCTCACATTTTCAAGATTTAAGGTTCAAACTGATGAAGTACCCTTCATCTGTTTGA